A single Actinomadura algeriensis DNA region contains:
- a CDS encoding MBL fold metallo-hydrolase translates to MDGLLPVAHEMSERPPGFVAPNLSPAGLRLRPRELAEGVHALMADQVPKDNNGLIVGRDAALVVDAGITPAVGRQIRRLAADLTDKPVRYLVNTTYHGDHTFGNVAFDQDVTLFSSRINKAAMTDLTLEKRLRGESMYGDESLDTVLAWRKPDVVFDRSCEIDLGGRVVHLWHLGPGNGPGDTIVHVPDAKVAFTGNFVLPYGVTPMMLIGDPIGYARSLRTMRAVLEVETLVPGHGFLGPAEPGISAWISYLENLAAAVHRGLRADVPVDALYEELPMWGIEPVPGAPEEYHALVRSLHRMNILLTYRWFAGRPAEAA, encoded by the coding sequence ATGGACGGCCTTCTCCCGGTCGCGCACGAGATGAGCGAGCGCCCTCCCGGCTTCGTCGCCCCGAACCTCAGCCCGGCCGGTCTGCGCCTGCGACCGCGGGAACTCGCCGAAGGCGTGCACGCCCTGATGGCCGACCAGGTCCCCAAGGACAACAACGGCCTGATCGTCGGCAGGGACGCCGCCCTGGTGGTCGACGCCGGGATCACCCCGGCCGTCGGCCGGCAGATCCGGCGGCTCGCGGCGGACCTGACCGACAAGCCCGTCCGGTACCTGGTCAACACCACCTACCACGGTGACCACACCTTCGGGAACGTCGCCTTCGACCAGGACGTCACCCTGTTCTCCTCGCGGATCAACAAGGCGGCGATGACCGATCTCACCTTGGAGAAGCGGCTGCGCGGCGAGAGCATGTACGGCGACGAGTCGCTGGACACGGTGCTCGCCTGGCGCAAGCCGGACGTGGTGTTCGACCGGTCCTGCGAGATCGACCTCGGCGGCAGGGTCGTCCACCTGTGGCATCTGGGGCCGGGCAACGGCCCGGGGGACACGATCGTCCACGTGCCCGACGCGAAGGTGGCCTTCACCGGCAACTTCGTCCTGCCCTACGGCGTCACCCCCATGATGCTGATCGGCGACCCCATCGGCTACGCCCGGAGCCTGCGGACCATGCGGGCGGTGCTCGAGGTGGAGACCCTCGTGCCGGGACACGGCTTCCTCGGACCCGCCGAGCCCGGAATCTCGGCGTGGATCTCCTACCTCGAGAACCTGGCCGCCGCCGTGCACCGGGGCCTCCGGGCGGACGTGCCCGTCGACGCCCTGTACGAGGAGCTGCCGATGTGGGGCATCGAGCCGGTCCCCGGCGCGCCCGAGGAGTACCACGCGCTGGTCCGCTCGCTGCACCGGATGAACATCCTGCTCACCTACCGCTGGTTCGCCGGCAGACCGGCCGAGGCCGCCTGA
- a CDS encoding TetR/AcrR family transcriptional regulator, translating into MAEPHASGPVPRRRGRPPKNTGPATRDLLLDAALELFARQGFAATTVRQIAAAVGVRDSAIYGHFASKQAIYDALFAEAGPASFEALRLDVDALVEDGPRRAVPELVDRVMAGWSEPRARRFTSVLLRDGSGGGGLGGLAASIEAARDRLQEPFVHWRRAGLVRTDVPPRQMVWELFAPLQVPRLLHLHADAGPDDLAAARRLVDEHVRFFLSVILTEGST; encoded by the coding sequence GTGGCAGAACCTCACGCGAGCGGCCCGGTGCCCAGGCGCCGGGGACGGCCGCCGAAGAACACGGGCCCGGCGACCCGGGACCTGCTGCTGGACGCGGCGCTGGAGCTGTTCGCGCGGCAGGGCTTCGCGGCGACCACGGTCCGGCAGATCGCCGCCGCGGTCGGCGTGCGCGACAGCGCCATCTACGGCCACTTCGCGAGCAAGCAGGCGATCTACGACGCACTGTTCGCCGAAGCGGGCCCGGCCTCCTTCGAGGCGCTGCGACTGGACGTGGACGCCCTGGTGGAGGACGGGCCCCGGCGGGCCGTGCCGGAACTGGTCGACCGGGTGATGGCGGGCTGGTCCGAGCCGCGGGCCCGGCGCTTCACCAGCGTGCTGCTGCGCGACGGCAGCGGCGGCGGGGGGCTGGGCGGCCTGGCCGCCTCGATCGAGGCGGCCCGCGACCGGCTCCAGGAGCCCTTCGTGCACTGGCGGCGGGCCGGGCTGGTCCGCACGGACGTGCCTCCCCGGCAGATGGTGTGGGAGCTGTTCGCGCCGCTGCAGGTGCCCCGCCTGCTGCACCTGCACGCCGACGCCGGCCCGGACGACCTGGCCGCCGCCCGCCGGCTGGTCGACGAGCACGTGCGGTTCTTCCTGAGCGTCATCCTCACCGAAGGGAGCACCTGA
- a CDS encoding Tm-1-like ATP-binding domain-containing protein gives MTVLLVGTLDTKETEYRLVRELIVESGQDVAVVDASVLGVASMTADVAPAAVAEAAGTTLDELRGAGDRGAALRAMATGATVIATDMHREGRLSGVLALGGSGGSSVAAAVMRALPVGLPKLLVSTMAGGDVSAYVGGSDVTLMYSVVDVAGINSISRPILGNAAAAIGAMAAAYDRRRADAAGGGPGGAAGGRPMIAATMFGVTTPAVEAARARLDELGYEVLVFHATGAGGRAMETLVAEGRFAGVLDLTTTELADEVVGGVLSAGPDRLTAAGAAGVPQVVSLGAVDMVNFGPADTVPERFRERRLLVHNEAVTLMRTGADEAAEIGRAIGARLAAATGPVSLLLPRGGLSAVDVEGGPFWDPEADAACFDAVLRAVAGGGVEVVDTEYDINAPEFAVAAAERLHRLVGATGEPEGSAR, from the coding sequence ATGACCGTTCTGCTGGTGGGGACCCTCGACACCAAGGAGACCGAGTACCGGCTGGTCAGAGAGCTGATCGTCGAATCCGGCCAGGACGTCGCGGTCGTCGACGCGAGCGTCCTGGGCGTCGCCTCGATGACGGCCGACGTGGCGCCCGCCGCGGTCGCCGAGGCGGCGGGGACGACCCTGGACGAGCTGCGCGGCGCGGGCGACCGCGGGGCCGCCCTGCGCGCGATGGCGACGGGCGCCACGGTCATCGCCACGGACATGCATCGCGAGGGCCGCCTGAGCGGTGTGCTCGCGCTGGGCGGCAGCGGCGGCTCCTCCGTCGCGGCCGCGGTGATGCGGGCGCTGCCGGTCGGCCTGCCGAAGCTCCTGGTGTCGACGATGGCCGGCGGCGACGTCTCCGCCTACGTCGGCGGAAGCGACGTGACGCTCATGTACAGCGTCGTCGACGTCGCGGGGATCAACTCGATCTCCCGCCCGATCCTCGGCAACGCCGCGGCGGCGATCGGCGCCATGGCCGCCGCGTACGACCGCCGCCGGGCCGACGCGGCGGGCGGCGGGCCGGGCGGCGCGGCGGGCGGCAGGCCCATGATCGCCGCGACCATGTTCGGCGTCACCACGCCGGCGGTCGAGGCGGCCCGGGCGCGCCTGGACGAGCTGGGCTACGAGGTGCTCGTCTTCCACGCCACCGGGGCCGGCGGGCGCGCGATGGAGACGCTCGTCGCCGAGGGCCGCTTCGCCGGTGTGCTCGACCTGACGACCACCGAGCTGGCGGACGAGGTGGTCGGCGGCGTCCTGTCGGCGGGGCCGGACCGCCTGACCGCCGCGGGGGCCGCCGGGGTGCCGCAGGTCGTCAGCCTCGGCGCGGTCGACATGGTCAACTTCGGACCGGCCGACACCGTCCCCGAGCGGTTCCGGGAGCGCCGGCTGCTCGTCCACAACGAGGCGGTGACGCTGATGCGCACCGGCGCGGACGAGGCCGCCGAGATCGGGCGCGCGATCGGTGCCCGGCTGGCCGCCGCGACCGGGCCCGTCTCGCTCCTGCTGCCGCGCGGCGGCCTGTCGGCCGTCGACGTCGAGGGCGGCCCGTTCTGGGACCCCGAGGCGGACGCCGCCTGCTTCGACGCCGTCCTGCGCGCGGTGGCGGGCGGCGGCGTCGAGGTGGTCGACACGGAGTACGACATCAACGCCCCCGAGTTCGCCGTGGCGGCCGCCGAACGGCTGCACCGGCTCGTGGGGGCGACCGGCGAACCGGAGGGATCCGCGCGATGA
- a CDS encoding phosphoenolpyruvate hydrolase family protein, whose protein sequence is MNRSEALGRLADRRAAGRLVIGAGAGTGLSAKAAEEGGADLLIIYNSGRFRMAGRGSLAGLMPYGDANAIVLEMAGEVLPVVKDTPVLAGVCGTDPFRLMPRFLDELRDTGFTGVQNFPTVGLIDGVFRANLEETGMGFDLEVEMIRLAAERDLLTAPYVFDAGQAAAMARAGADVLVPHMGLTTKGSIGARTAITLDEAAARVQEMRDAAVAVNPDVIVLCHGGPIAEPDDVRRVLDGTTGIAGFFGASSMERLPTERAIAEQVRAFQRI, encoded by the coding sequence ATGAACCGTTCCGAGGCACTCGGCAGGCTGGCGGACCGGCGGGCGGCGGGCCGGCTCGTCATCGGCGCCGGGGCGGGCACGGGCCTGTCCGCCAAGGCCGCGGAGGAGGGCGGCGCCGACCTCCTCATCATCTACAACTCCGGCCGCTTCCGGATGGCCGGGCGGGGGTCCCTGGCGGGCCTCATGCCCTACGGGGACGCCAACGCCATCGTGCTGGAGATGGCGGGCGAGGTCCTCCCGGTCGTCAAGGACACCCCCGTGCTCGCCGGCGTCTGCGGGACCGACCCGTTCCGGCTGATGCCCCGGTTCCTGGACGAACTCCGTGACACCGGGTTCACCGGCGTCCAGAACTTTCCGACGGTCGGCCTGATCGACGGCGTCTTCCGGGCCAACCTCGAGGAGACCGGCATGGGGTTCGACCTGGAGGTCGAGATGATCCGGCTCGCCGCCGAGCGCGATCTGCTCACCGCCCCGTACGTCTTCGACGCCGGGCAGGCCGCCGCCATGGCGCGGGCGGGGGCCGACGTCCTCGTCCCGCACATGGGCCTGACGACGAAGGGCAGCATCGGCGCCCGCACCGCCATCACCCTCGACGAGGCGGCGGCGCGCGTCCAGGAGATGCGGGACGCGGCCGTCGCCGTCAATCCCGACGTCATCGTCCTGTGCCACGGCGGGCCCATCGCCGAGCCGGACGACGTCCGCCGCGTCCTGGACGGCACGACCGGGATCGCCGGGTTCTTCGGCGCCTCGTCGATGGAGCGGCTGCCCACCGAGCGGGCCATCGCCGAGCAGGTCCGGGCCTTCCAGCGAATCTGA